In the Setaria italica strain Yugu1 chromosome VI, Setaria_italica_v2.0, whole genome shotgun sequence genome, one interval contains:
- the LOC101777361 gene encoding NAC domain-containing protein 100, which translates to MEFLPAGFRFFPTDEELITYYLAPKAMDDSFTSPAIRDVDLYKSEPWDLPSDLQEGYFFCRRGSKYPSGVRARRATRLGYWKSTGKDKAVHGRDDGGRLVGTRKTLVFYRGRAPRGEKTGWVMHEYAMGDKSSSALLRGAQSEWVICKVFMRKQHSSSGERKVTTEETVHDQASITPGHVLLPMLPDGCDGEQEAAPPPVVTDSRSRHTVSDSGAQAMDGNEKDPHHHRPSWFNHDDQLGAHCSTLSVMQKQSDDDADYYLPELLEYDDYDDLSNPGLGLLDSGGEASQSSEIISAAIGPLYLDGLYWNFCF; encoded by the exons ATGGAGTTCCTGCCGGCGGGCTTCCGGTTCTTCCCCACGGACGAGGAGCTCATCACCTACTACCTCGCTCCGAAGGCCATGGACGACAGCTTCACCTCGCCGGCCATCCGCGATGTCGACCTCTACAAGTCCGAGCCATGGGACCTGCCAT ccgacCTGCAAGAGGGCTATTTCTTCTGCAGGAGGGGCAGCAAGTACCCGTCCGGCGTGCGCGCCCGCCGCGCGACGCGGCTGGGGTACTGGAAGTCGACGGGGAAGGACAAGGCCGTGCACGGCAGGGACGATGGCGGCCGCCTCGTCGGGACGAGGAAGACGCTGGTGTTCTACCGCGGCAGGGCGCCGAGAGGGGAGAAGACCGGCTGGGTCATGCACGAGTACGCCATGGGCGACAAGAGCAGCAGCGCCCTCCTCAGAGGAGCACAG AGTGAGTGGGTCATATGCAAGGTGTTCATGAGGAAGCAGCATTCGTCGAGCGGCGAAAGGAAGGTGACAACTGAGGAGACGGTTCATGACCAGGCCTCCATCACTCCAGGCCATGTCCTTCTTCCAATGCTACCGGACGGTTGCGATGgtgagcaggaggcggcgccacCACCGGTAGTCACTGACTCACGGTCACGGCACACGGTCAGCGACTCGGGTGCACAGGCCATGGACGGTAACGAGAAGGATCCACATCATCATCGACCGTCGTGGTTCAACCATGATGACCAGCTTGGAGCGCATTGCTCCACGTTGTCAGTCATGCAGAAGCAGTCCGATGACGATGCAGATTATTATCTGCCGGAGCTGCTGGAGTACGACGACTATGACGACTTATCGAACCCTGGGTTGGGGTTGCTGGACTCCGGCGGTGAGGCGAGCCAAAGTTCTGAGATCATCTCCGCCGCCATTGGCCCCCTTTACCTCGATGGTCTCTACTGGAACTTTTGTTTCTGA
- the LOC101767770 gene encoding transcription factor MYB106 — MGRSPCCEKIGLKKGPWTPEEDQKLLAYIEEHGHGSWRALPAKAGLQRCGKSCRLRWTNYLRPDIKRGKFSLQEEQTIIQLHALLGNRWSAIATHLPKRTDNEIKNYWNTHLKKRLAKMGIDPVTHKSISGTLTGTADDKSAKVAASLSHMAQWESARLEAEARLARESKMRTAAPTPTTLHGQQTNVPASTASPCLDVLHAWQGAKIDLESPTSTLTFTGSNSGMLPTPRTNRLEVSESNSVMWERSDELEGEESDWQFYSRHQVLGLEGKEREEDFIGCEEPWFSGMAGVGAGFTGMLLDGSNEHDASECWGESSNGQTEHSNQASDEEDKNYWNGVLGMVNSELPPQSPPSPLV, encoded by the exons ATGGGGCGATCACCATGCTGTGAGAAGATTGGCCTGAAGAAAGGTCCATGGACGCCGGAGGAGGATCAGAAGCTGCTTGCCTACATTGAGGAGCATGGGCATGGGAGCTGGCGAGCGTTGCCTGCAAAGGCAG GCTTGCAGAGGTGCGGGAAGAGCTGCAGATTGAGGTGGACAAACTACCTGAGGCCAGACATCAAGAGGGGCAAGTTCAGCTTGCAGGAAGAGCAGACCATCATCCAGCTTCATGCTCTTCTTGGTAACAG ATGGTCAGCCATCGCAACACATCTACCAAAGCGCACGGACAATGagatcaagaactactggaacaCCCACCTCAAGAAGAGGCTGGCCAAGATGGGGATCGACCCTGTCACCCACAAATCTATCAGTGGCACTCTCACTGGCACCGCAGACGACAAATCAGCCAAGGTTGCGGCAAGCCTCAGCCACATGGCTCAGTGGGAGAGCGCCCGCCTCGAAGCTGAGGCACGGCTGGCTCGAGAGTCTAAGATGCGAACAGCAGCGCCGACACCAACCACACTCCATGGGCAGCAAACGAATGTACCTGCCTCCACTGCTTCTCCATGCCTTGACGTGTTGCATGCATGGCAGGGTGCAAAGATAGACCTGGAGTCACCTACCTCCACACTGACGTTTACAGGGAGCAATAGTGGCATGCTGCCAACCCCCAGGACCAACAGACTAGAGGTATCAGAAAGCAACTCTGTGATGTGGGAGAGGAGTGATGAACTGGAGGGTGAAGAAAGCGATTGGCAGTTCTACAGCAGGCACCAAGTGCTGGGACTGGAAGGCAAGGAGAGGGAAGAGGACTTCATTGGCTGTGAAGAGCCGTGGTTCTCAGGAATGGCTGGGGTTGGAGCTGGCTTCACAGGCATGCTGCTTGATGGATCCAATGAGCATGACGCATCAGAATGCTGGGGTGAGTCCAGCAATGGCCAAACTGAGCACAGCAACCAAGCATCAGATGAGGAGGACAAGAATTATTGGAATGGTGTCCTCGGCATGGTGAACTCAGAGCTGCCACCCCAGTCACCCCCATCCCCATTGGTCTAG
- the LOC101767369 gene encoding uncharacterized protein LOC101767369: protein MRRAPRPPNPAHGTTTLTISTLNPPAMLPAALLPSPAGRLLAPAPLRCHSPTQQSSTAAARGLILRGAGSPVVKRVPDGGGWLLWHQSGARVALATSPDGLRWSAPVSPDPLLPSEDWWAFDTAAARPSDVLLISGPAASSRRFPSSAVYWLYYTGSTDGRFGSAFPEADVPALPGLAISQDGRNWARIEGDHHTGALLGVGEEGEEPRGWEARCIAAPKVVMHADGDLRMYYHSFDEMSRRHAIGLARSRDGIRWTKIGKVLEGGRAGSFDECGVRHGHVVRDRAAGRYVMVYDGVDADGKVSIGMAVSEDGLKGWRRSSEMPVLCPSEEGEGWDGAGVGSPYLVQMDGAYDWRLYYMGVGRNGEASIGMAYSEGQALQKFEKCDAVLM, encoded by the coding sequence ATGCGAAGGGCCCCACGTCCTCCTAATCCGGCACACGGCACAACTACTCTCACGATCTCAACTCTCAACCCGCCTGCCATGCTCCCCGCCGCTctcctcccctcgccggcgggcCGCCTCCTCGCCCCCGCCCCTCTCCGCTGCCACTCTCCCACCCAGCAatcctccaccgccgcggcccgcggcctcatcctccgcggCGCGGGCTCCCCTGTCGTCAAGCGCGTCCcggacggcggcgggtggcTCCTCTGGCACCAGTCCGGCGCGCGCGTCGCGCTCGCCACCTCCCCGGACGGGCTCCGCTGGAGCGCCCCCGTGTCCCCCGACCCGCTGCTACCCTCCGAGGACTGGTGGGCGttcgacaccgccgccgcccgcccctccgACGTCCTCCTCATCTCCGGCCCCGCCGCGTCCTCGCGCCGCTTCCCGTCCTCCGCCGTGTACTGGCTCTACTACACGGGCTCCACCGACGGGCGGTTCGGCTCCGCGTTCCCCGAAGCGGACGTCCCCGCGCTGCCGGGGCTCGCCATCAGCCAGGACGGCCGCAACTGGGCGCGCATCGAGGGGGACCACCACACCGGCGCGCTTCTCGGcgtcggggaggagggggaggaaccCCGTGGGTGGGAGGCGCGCTGCATTGCCGCGCCCAAGGTGGTCATGCACGCCGACGGGGACCTGCGGATGTACTACCATTCGTTCGACGAAATGTCGCGGAGGCACGCGATAGGTCTGGCGAGGTCCAGGGACGGCATCCGGTGGACGAAGATAGGGAAGGTGCTTGAGGGTGGCCGTGCTGGATCCTTTGATGAATGCGGGGTGCGGCATGGACATGTCGTCCGTGACCGTGCTGCCGGGCGGTATGTGATGGTGTATGATGGTGTTGATGCGGATGGGAAAGTGAGCATTGGAATGGCTGTGTCGGAGGACGGGCTTAAAGGGTGGAGGCGGTCCAGTGAGATGCCAGTGCTGTGCCCATCTGAGGAGGGCGAAGGGTGGGATGGTGCTGGGGTTGGTTCACCGTACTTGGTGCAAATGGATGGGGCCTATGACTGGAGGCTGTATTACATGGGTGTTGGGAGGAATGGCGAGGCTTCGATCGGGATGGCGTATTCAGAGGGTCAGGCTCTTCAGAAATTCGAGAAGTGTGATGCTGTCCTCATGTAA